In a genomic window of Ardenticatenales bacterium:
- a CDS encoding TOMM precursor leader peptide-binding protein has translation MITRPKFKDHFHIELVDPHHIFLLTEETHWVLSGPIYKTLAPFLDGTRTVADILTQLSGQVSPPNILYALQQLEAKGYIVEATDETPVGRTAFWHSLGLNTRTGAQRLQQARITLTTVGNADATPLYQALSDMGVQVNVGSGGITTAQERDLLVVVTDDYLQEGLETINQTMMTAGRPWMLVRLIGLTNWIGPIFQPGQTACWACMAQRIQANRQLESFILRKTGRSTPLKTAVAVLPSTLQFGANMAATEIVKWLLRDRNETLENKLITFSSLAAETQYHAIVRRPQCPVCGQAHQEEAIHPLVLSPSRKRFTNDGGHRSALPEETYARYQHHISPITGVVSWLVNITEEINGLAYSYIAGHNFAMAQDTLFWLRQNLRSRTGGKGMTDIQAKVSAMAEAIERYSGVFRGEEVVVRGSYKSLQPQAIHLHQCLNFSYHQYATRHAWNARLKGGRFHVIPNPFDENREIEWAPVWSLTHNEVKYMPASFCYFGHPDSTRYFFCAGDSNGTSAGNTLEEAILQGFLELIERDSVALWWYNRVQRPGVDLDSFHLPYLKALKAYYQGLNRDLWVIDITADLQIPAFAAVSRRVDSPVEDITVGFGAHLDAKIALLRAITELNQFLPAVTHRNEDGSTRYNFPDTEAVDWWKTATIANESYLLPNPHLAAKRLQDYPRLASDDLKQDVETCVEIARQAGLETLVLDQTRPDIGMNVCRVIVPGLRHFWRRLGPGRLYDVPVKLGWLSEPTPEESLNPYSIFF, from the coding sequence GTGATTACCAGACCAAAATTCAAAGACCATTTCCACATCGAATTGGTGGACCCGCATCACATTTTCCTGCTCACGGAAGAAACCCATTGGGTGCTATCGGGACCAATCTACAAAACACTGGCGCCCTTTTTAGATGGAACCCGTACCGTAGCGGACATTCTCACCCAGCTATCAGGCCAGGTGTCCCCGCCCAATATCTTATACGCGCTGCAACAGCTCGAAGCCAAAGGCTACATTGTCGAAGCAACCGACGAAACACCCGTGGGACGAACCGCTTTCTGGCATTCTTTGGGCCTGAACACGCGCACGGGCGCGCAACGCTTGCAACAGGCACGCATCACCCTGACCACCGTCGGCAACGCGGATGCCACGCCCCTCTACCAGGCACTAAGCGACATGGGCGTTCAGGTGAATGTGGGGTCGGGCGGCATTACGACGGCGCAGGAACGCGACTTGCTCGTCGTTGTCACCGACGACTACCTGCAAGAAGGACTGGAAACGATCAACCAGACCATGATGACCGCCGGTCGTCCCTGGATGCTCGTGCGTCTCATCGGCCTGACAAACTGGATCGGGCCAATCTTCCAACCAGGCCAGACAGCGTGCTGGGCTTGCATGGCGCAGCGCATTCAGGCCAATCGCCAGTTAGAATCCTTTATCCTGCGCAAAACGGGCCGCTCCACGCCCCTGAAAACAGCCGTGGCCGTACTCCCGTCCACGCTCCAGTTTGGCGCTAACATGGCGGCAACCGAGATCGTCAAGTGGCTGCTGCGCGACCGCAACGAAACGTTGGAAAACAAGCTGATCACGTTTAGCAGCCTGGCTGCCGAAACGCAGTACCACGCTATCGTACGCCGACCACAATGTCCCGTTTGCGGTCAGGCGCATCAGGAAGAAGCAATCCACCCGCTGGTGTTATCTCCGTCGCGCAAACGATTTACAAACGACGGCGGTCACCGCAGCGCCTTGCCCGAGGAGACGTATGCGCGTTACCAGCACCATATCAGCCCGATCACGGGGGTGGTTAGCTGGCTGGTGAATATCACGGAAGAGATCAATGGTCTGGCCTACAGCTACATTGCCGGGCACAACTTTGCCATGGCTCAGGACACCCTGTTTTGGCTGCGGCAAAATTTGCGCTCCCGCACAGGCGGGAAGGGAATGACGGACATCCAGGCCAAAGTGAGCGCCATGGCCGAGGCGATTGAGCGGTATTCGGGCGTTTTTCGCGGTGAGGAAGTGGTGGTTCGCGGCAGTTACAAGTCACTGCAACCGCAGGCCATTCACCTGCACCAATGCCTCAACTTCAGTTATCATCAATACGCTACCCGCCATGCCTGGAACGCGCGGCTCAAGGGGGGGCGGTTTCATGTCATTCCCAATCCATTTGATGAGAATCGTGAAATAGAGTGGGCGCCGGTCTGGTCCCTGACGCACAATGAAGTGAAGTATATGCCGGCATCTTTCTGCTACTTCGGCCACCCGGATTCCACCCGCTACTTCTTCTGCGCCGGCGACAGCAATGGCACTTCTGCCGGCAACACCCTGGAAGAAGCCATCCTGCAAGGATTCCTGGAACTCATCGAACGCGACAGCGTCGCCCTGTGGTGGTACAACCGCGTACAGCGCCCCGGCGTAGACCTGGACAGCTTCCACCTGCCCTACCTGAAAGCCCTCAAAGCATATTACCAGGGACTAAACCGCGACCTCTGGGTCATCGACATCACCGCCGACCTGCAAATCCCCGCTTTCGCGGCCGTCTCGCGCCGGGTGGATAGTCCCGTGGAGGACATTACAGTCGGCTTTGGCGCGCACCTGGACGCCAAAATCGCCTTACTGCGCGCGATCACGGAACTGAACCAGTTTTTGCCGGCAGTCACCCACCGCAACGAAGATGGCAGCACCCGCTACAACTTCCCGGACACCGAAGCCGTCGATTGGTGGAAAACGGCCACCATCGCCAACGAATCCTACCTCCTCCCCAACCCCCATTTAGCGGCGAAGCGCCTGCAAGATTACCCGCGTCTGGCCAGCGACGACCTGAAGCAAGACGTGGAAACCTGCGTGGAGATTGCCCGCCAGGCGGGTCTGGAAACGCTGGTGCTAGACCAAACCCGTCCAGACATCGGCATGAACGTGTGCCGCGTCATCGTGCCCGGTCTGCGCCACTTCTGGCGGCGGCTGGGCCCCGGTCGCCTCTACGACGTGCCCGTCAAGCTGGGCTGGCTCTCGGAACCAACACCCGAAGAATCGCTTAATCCCTATTCGATTTTCTTTTAG
- a CDS encoding aldehyde dehydrogenase family protein: MSTRMLDFVNPATGDKFGEVPMATTEEVVLAHKQMRQAYGTWSRIPVRERVRILKKLQKTIIHYLDDITEVISQDTGKSRQDALIEVMMTVDKLHMYLKKAPDWLGRKRVPPGLYFFKRYSTEPRPFGVVGVIGPWNLPFDLGMPPIFSALLAGNTVLYKPSEVAGSTGVMIEKLLQSVPEIAPYVRVLHGDGAVGAALVETAPDLIFLTGSVATGRKVAEAAARNMIPFLCELGGKDPMIVLEDADIKAAAKWGVWGAFYMTGQTCMSVERVYVVESVYDEFVAAVLEETRQLEVGYSPDLDSPYDLGPLTFERQQHIVTDHLQDAVAKGARVLCGGQMEGLFMQPTVLVDVDHSMKVVREETFGPLMPIMKVKDEAEAIHKANDSEYGLSACVWSSNLRRAQQVAEQLEVGSVNVNDAISHYPVSLLPFGGIKKSGTARTHGSREVLQFTQSHSYAVGQPPLPFDIATQMREPGHYRLGEAVMKLMFGVGPAQKLEPLLNAAQTMEMKPAVKKTTAGVVLATAAFALVFGLFRRK, encoded by the coding sequence ATGAGTACGAGAATGCTTGATTTCGTCAATCCCGCTACCGGCGATAAATTTGGCGAGGTGCCCATGGCCACGACGGAAGAGGTCGTCCTGGCGCACAAGCAAATGCGGCAGGCGTATGGAACCTGGAGCCGCATTCCCGTGCGGGAACGGGTGCGTATCCTAAAGAAGCTGCAAAAGACCATCATCCACTACCTGGACGACATCACGGAAGTGATCAGCCAGGATACGGGCAAGAGTCGCCAGGATGCCCTGATCGAAGTGATGATGACGGTAGATAAGCTGCACATGTATTTGAAGAAAGCGCCCGACTGGCTGGGACGCAAGCGCGTGCCGCCCGGGTTGTATTTCTTCAAGCGATATTCCACGGAGCCGCGTCCCTTTGGCGTGGTAGGCGTGATTGGTCCCTGGAACCTGCCGTTTGACCTGGGCATGCCGCCGATCTTCTCCGCGCTGCTTGCCGGCAATACCGTCCTTTACAAACCGTCGGAAGTTGCCGGCAGCACGGGCGTGATGATCGAAAAACTACTGCAAAGCGTCCCCGAAATCGCCCCCTACGTGCGCGTTCTGCATGGGGATGGCGCGGTCGGGGCCGCCCTGGTGGAGACCGCCCCCGACCTCATCTTCCTCACCGGGTCCGTCGCCACCGGGCGCAAAGTGGCCGAAGCCGCCGCCCGCAACATGATCCCCTTCCTCTGCGAGTTGGGAGGCAAAGACCCGATGATCGTCCTCGAAGACGCGGACATCAAAGCCGCGGCCAAATGGGGCGTCTGGGGCGCGTTCTACATGACGGGCCAGACCTGCATGTCCGTGGAGCGCGTCTACGTGGTGGAATCCGTCTACGATGAGTTTGTGGCCGCTGTGTTGGAAGAAACACGCCAATTAGAAGTGGGCTACAGCCCCGACCTGGATAGCCCCTACGACCTGGGGCCGCTCACGTTCGAGCGCCAGCAGCACATCGTCACCGATCATCTGCAAGACGCCGTGGCCAAGGGGGCGCGCGTCCTTTGCGGCGGGCAGATGGAAGGCTTGTTCATGCAGCCGACGGTTCTGGTGGACGTGGACCACAGCATGAAGGTGGTGCGCGAAGAGACGTTTGGCCCGCTTATGCCCATCATGAAGGTGAAGGATGAGGCGGAAGCGATTCACAAAGCCAACGACAGTGAATATGGCCTCAGCGCCTGCGTCTGGAGCAGCAACTTGCGGCGGGCGCAGCAGGTGGCGGAGCAGCTCGAAGTGGGGTCGGTGAACGTTAACGACGCCATTTCCCACTATCCCGTCTCTTTGCTCCCCTTTGGCGGCATCAAGAAGTCGGGTACGGCGCGCACGCACGGCAGCCGTGAGGTGTTGCAGTTCACCCAATCCCACTCCTACGCGGTCGGTCAGCCGCCGCTCCCCTTCGACATTGCCACGCAGATGCGCGAGCCAGGCCATTACCGCCTGGGCGAGGCCGTTATGAAGCTGATGTTTGGCGTCGGTCCCGCGCAAAAGCTGGAGCCGCTGCTGAATGCCGCGCAAACGATGGAGATGAAACCGGCGGTGAAGAAAACGACGGCGGGCGTGGTGCTGGCGACGGCGGCGTTTGCCCTCGTCTTTGGTCTGTTTCGGCGGAAGTGA
- a CDS encoding UDP-N-acetylmuramoyl-L-alanyl-D-glutamate--2,6-diaminopimelate ligase, translating to MPPSPRTIRQLLAAWARANAGTNHPQPPPYHGPDVTLRRFQEDSRLVEPGDCFVARLRTRHDGSTYSDGHPYIPQAVANGAALVLGQRPPTEIDLPPHTPYLQVPDTAIALAWLAAAWHDFPSQQLIIIGITGTDGKTSVTNLLYAILRQAGINVGMISTINAFLGDQAEDTGLHVTTPEAPAIQHYLRRMADAGLTHCILETTSHALAQYRVGAVAFDVAVVTNIQHEHLDYHGSYEGYLAAKARLFQALNDEPLALPAAPRKHAFTRAAILNRDDPSFAALRRIPAPIHVTYGLRLPADVRAEAVTYATDATRFNLILDTRVARHTGEMPLPPAPPRPWPVTTPLAGAFNVYNMLAAAAAADVLGVPEAVIQRGLETVQGISGRMQRIDRGQPFLVVVDFAHTPNALAQAIAAARGMTAGRIIVVFGSAGKRDVEKRRIMSEIAARAADLAVLTAEDPRTESLDDILEMMAAGCRREGGVEGDTFWRVPDRGQAIYFALHLAQQPDDMVLICGKGHEQSMCFGVTEYPWDDRQAATAALDAFLAGAPMTNLGLPTF from the coding sequence ATGCCTCCCTCCCCCCGCACTATCAGACAATTACTGGCCGCCTGGGCACGGGCAAATGCCGGCACAAACCACCCCCAACCACCCCCCTACCACGGCCCCGACGTCACCCTGCGCCGCTTTCAGGAAGACTCCCGCCTCGTCGAACCAGGCGACTGCTTCGTCGCCCGCCTGCGCACCCGCCACGACGGCTCCACCTACAGCGACGGCCACCCCTACATCCCCCAGGCCGTCGCCAACGGCGCCGCGCTCGTGTTGGGGCAGCGCCCCCCGACGGAAATCGACCTGCCCCCCCACACCCCCTACCTGCAAGTGCCCGACACAGCCATCGCCCTCGCCTGGCTCGCCGCCGCCTGGCACGACTTCCCCAGCCAGCAACTCATCATCATCGGCATCACCGGCACAGACGGCAAAACCTCCGTCACCAACTTGCTCTACGCCATCTTGCGGCAGGCAGGCATCAACGTGGGCATGATCAGCACGATCAACGCCTTCCTCGGCGACCAGGCCGAAGACACCGGCCTGCACGTCACCACGCCGGAAGCCCCGGCCATCCAACACTACCTGCGGCGCATGGCCGACGCCGGACTGACCCACTGCATCCTGGAAACCACCTCACACGCCCTCGCCCAATACCGCGTCGGCGCGGTCGCCTTCGATGTGGCCGTCGTCACCAACATTCAGCACGAACACCTCGACTATCACGGCAGTTACGAAGGCTACCTGGCCGCCAAAGCGCGGCTGTTTCAGGCCCTCAACGACGAACCGCTGGCGCTCCCCGCCGCGCCGCGCAAACACGCCTTCACCCGCGCCGCCATCCTCAACCGGGACGACCCCTCCTTCGCCGCGCTGCGACGCATTCCCGCGCCCATTCACGTCACCTATGGCCTGCGCCTGCCGGCGGACGTGCGCGCCGAAGCCGTCACCTATGCCACCGACGCCACCCGTTTCAACTTGATTCTGGACACGCGCGTGGCGCGTCACACGGGCGAAATGCCCCTGCCCCCCGCGCCGCCGCGCCCGTGGCCGGTCACGACGCCGCTGGCGGGCGCGTTCAACGTGTACAACATGCTGGCGGCAGCGGCGGCGGCGGATGTGCTGGGCGTGCCAGAGGCGGTCATTCAACGCGGATTGGAGACGGTGCAAGGGATCAGCGGGCGGATGCAGCGGATTGATCGCGGGCAGCCGTTCCTGGTGGTGGTGGACTTCGCGCACACGCCTAACGCGCTGGCGCAGGCGATTGCGGCCGCGCGCGGGATGACGGCGGGCCGCATCATTGTCGTCTTTGGCAGCGCGGGCAAGCGGGACGTGGAAAAGCGGCGCATCATGTCGGAGATTGCCGCCCGCGCCGCCGATCTGGCCGTTCTCACCGCCGAGGACCCGCGCACGGAATCGCTGGACGACATTCTGGAGATGATGGCCGCCGGCTGTCGCCGCGAAGGGGGCGTGGAAGGAGACACGTTCTGGCGCGTGCCCGACCGGGGGCAGGCCATTTATTTCGCCCTGCACCTGGCGCAACAACCGGACGATATGGTGCTGATTTGCGGCAAAGGGCATGAGCAGTCCATGTGTTTCGGCGTCACCGAATATCCGTGGGACGACCGCCAGGCCGCCACCGCCGCCCTGGACGCCTTCCTCGCGGGCGCACCGATGACCAATCTGGGGTTGCCAACGTTCTAA
- a CDS encoding GMC family oxidoreductase: protein MNKSHSTVDKGDDVFDFVIIGSGFGGSVSAMRLTEKGYRVLVLERGKRYRSPDFPRTNWNIFKYLWMPALRCFGIMGVNFFDDIMILNGSGVGGGSLVYASTHIKPGRAFYEAAEWKDLGDWEEELEPHFATANRMLGVTPNPRLWPADRHLYEIAEELGQQSTFQPSPVAIFFGEPGKTVPDPFFDGEGPERAGCIHCGGCMVGCRHNAKNTLDKNYLYFAEKNGTEVRPEANVLDIRPLFGLRADRARYEILYERTTDWAFKRRQTVRARNVIVSAGVLGTVNLLLKCRDETGSLPRLSPHLGKKIRSNSEALMGVTARGDDVDYSAGVAITSHFWVDEVTSVEPVRYPRGSSLMRNLAVPLVDFHGSPLIRMARFIQYGLRNPYDLLKARILPDWARDSTILLIMQTVENRMQMRRGRGIFTLFRQGLVSERDKSLPIPAVIDAGRQVLERFAQKANAIPQSTVNEVLMNTPSTAHILGGCGIGVSEEMGVIDTNHQVFNYPGLYVADGSVIPANLGVNPSLTITAMTERFMSRIPAKADAPLPEPLPAFTNGTRQPAEVVSSSRAEVLGKIAGISLLVLPITLFAVKILQNRDRRS from the coding sequence ATGAATAAATCGCACTCCACGGTAGACAAAGGCGACGATGTTTTCGACTTTGTCATTATTGGATCCGGGTTTGGCGGCAGTGTGTCCGCCATGCGGTTGACGGAGAAGGGGTATCGGGTGCTGGTGCTGGAGCGAGGGAAGCGGTATCGCTCCCCGGATTTCCCGCGCACGAACTGGAACATTTTTAAGTATTTGTGGATGCCGGCATTACGCTGCTTTGGCATCATGGGCGTCAATTTCTTCGATGACATCATGATCCTCAACGGCAGCGGGGTGGGGGGTGGCAGCCTCGTCTACGCCAGCACGCACATCAAGCCGGGACGCGCCTTCTATGAAGCCGCCGAATGGAAAGATTTGGGGGATTGGGAGGAGGAACTGGAACCCCATTTTGCCACCGCCAACCGCATGTTGGGCGTCACGCCCAATCCGCGCTTGTGGCCTGCCGACCGCCATCTGTACGAAATCGCCGAGGAACTGGGGCAGCAGAGTACGTTCCAACCCAGCCCGGTGGCGATTTTCTTTGGCGAACCGGGCAAGACGGTGCCGGACCCGTTCTTTGACGGGGAGGGACCGGAGCGGGCGGGGTGTATTCATTGCGGCGGGTGCATGGTCGGATGCCGGCACAACGCCAAGAACACCCTCGACAAAAACTACCTCTATTTCGCCGAGAAAAACGGGACCGAAGTGCGCCCCGAAGCCAACGTCCTCGACATCCGCCCCCTCTTCGGCCTCCGCGCCGACCGTGCCCGCTACGAGATTCTCTACGAACGTACCACCGACTGGGCCTTCAAACGGCGGCAAACCGTGCGCGCTCGCAACGTCATCGTCTCCGCCGGCGTCCTGGGAACCGTCAACCTGCTCCTCAAATGCCGCGACGAAACCGGCTCCCTGCCTCGCCTCTCCCCCCACCTGGGCAAAAAGATTCGCAGCAACAGCGAAGCCCTCATGGGCGTCACCGCCCGCGGCGACGACGTGGATTACTCCGCCGGCGTGGCCATCACCTCCCACTTCTGGGTGGACGAAGTGACCAGCGTTGAACCGGTGCGCTATCCGCGCGGCTCCTCCTTGATGCGCAACCTGGCCGTGCCCCTGGTGGACTTCCACGGCAGCCCGCTCATCCGCATGGCCCGCTTCATTCAATACGGCCTGCGCAACCCCTACGACCTGCTAAAGGCGCGTATCCTGCCCGATTGGGCGCGCGACAGCACCATCCTGCTGATTATGCAGACGGTGGAAAACCGAATGCAGATGCGGCGAGGGCGCGGTATATTCACCCTTTTTCGCCAGGGATTGGTGAGCGAACGGGATAAGTCGCTGCCCATTCCCGCCGTGATTGACGCGGGGCGGCAGGTGTTGGAACGCTTCGCGCAGAAGGCGAACGCCATCCCGCAATCCACCGTCAACGAAGTGTTAATGAACACACCCTCCACGGCGCACATCCTTGGCGGCTGCGGTATCGGCGTCAGCGAGGAGATGGGGGTGATTGACACAAACCACCAGGTGTTTAATTATCCCGGGCTGTATGTGGCGGATGGCTCGGTGATCCCCGCCAATTTGGGGGTGAATCCCAGCCTGACGATTACGGCGATGACGGAGCGGTTTATGAGCCGCATTCCGGCGAAAGCGGATGCGCCGCTGCCGGAACCGCTGCCGGCATTTACCAATGGAACCCGGCAACCCGCCGAAGTAGTATCTTCATCGCGGGCAGAAGTGTTGGGCAAAATTGCCGGCATTTCCCTCCTCGTCCTTCCCATCACCCTTTTTGCCGTCAAAATCCTGCAAAACCGCGACCGCCGTTCGTAA